Part of the Saccharospirillaceae bacterium genome, ACTGTCGACGTTCATATTCGTCGCTTACGCAAAGCACTGGGTGATGCCCATGATCATCTGATTCAGACCGTACGTGGTACAGGTTACCGCTTCTCCACCAAAGCGTCATAACGCCTTATGAATCCGGTATGGCGCAGGGAGCTGCGCCGTATATTGCTGTTGCTGGTCGCGGCGCTTGGTATTGGCTATCACGTTAATCGGATGGAACTGGCCTTTGCCGTCACCTGTAGCCTGTATATCGTCTGGCAATGGTTGCAACTTTATCGCCTGCAAAAATGGCTGCAGCGAGAACAAGCCGGGCAACTGCCCTCAACAATCGGAATCTGGGGCGGTATTTTCCGCGACACCCAGCGTTTACAACAACGCAGCCAAAAACATCAGCAACGACTGCAAGCCATTATTAATCGTATTCAGGATTCAACAGCAGCGTTGCAGGATGCCGTGTTAATGGTTGATAGCCAGGGAAACCTGGAATGGTGGAACCGCGCTGCTGGCGACTTTCTGGGGTTACAAGCGCCGGTGGATGTCGGTCAACCGATCACCAACTTAATCCGTAACCCGTTGTTCAAAGACTACTTCGATCACGTTAACTACGACGATCCGCTGTCCATTCCGTCTCCGGTTAACCCACAATTGCAGCTGCAATTTAATATCACCTTATTTGGCCGCAAAGATCGTCTGATGCTGGTACATGACATCACCCGACTCAAGCAGCTGGAAGAGATGCGTAAAGACTTCGTGGCTAATGTCAGCCATGAGTTACGGACCCCCCTGACGGTGGTCTCTGGCTATATCGAAACCATGGACATGGCCGCTGACAGCTTACCTCCCCGATGGGGCCGGATGATCTCGCAAATGAGCCAGCAAAGTCGCCGTATGGAGAATCTGATCACCGATTTATTAATGCTGTCGCGGCTGGAAACCAGCCACCAGCAGCAACCGGATGACATAGCAATAACATCCATGCTGCAATGTATTGCTGCCGATGCCCGGGCGTTAAGTGGCGAACGCTGCCATCGCATTACGCTGGATATTCAAAGCAACGATCAGATCAAAGGTTATCAGGATGAATTGCGCAGTGCCTTCTCGAATCTGGTGTTTAATGCCGTTAAATATACCCAGGACAGTGGCCACATTGAGATTCGCTGGTTTCACAACAGCGACGGCGCCTGGTTCTGCGTTAAAGATAATGGCCCGGGCATCGAACAACATCACATACCCCGTTTAACCGAGCGTTTCTATCGGGCAGACCCCAGTCGCAACAATCAGACCGGCGGCACCGGTTTGGGATTGGCCATTGTTAAGCACGTATTATTGCGCCATCAAGCAGAGCTGGAGATTGCCAGCGAACTCGGCAAAGGCAGTGAATTCCGAGTGCATTTCCCGGCAGGTCGTTGTGAATTTGGCCCCATGGACACGGAAAAATGCCGGGATTTAAATAAAGACGAGGTTTCATAGGAGGACTGCAAAGAGCGGTATTGGCACCGACTCCACAGCACTGGGATGCAATCGTTTTCAGCGCACGCTGGCGATGTATTTTGAGAGGGTTGCCATCTTATCCGGATCGTCATCGACATAGCGAATCAGCATCTGAATCGTTTCAGCATCCACATGCGGCTCCTGAGCCTGCATCATGCGTACGTACCCGTTAATACGTGCCACTTCGCCCCCTTCTTTGTCGACAATATCGAGCACAACCTGTTCCAGCAGAGCAGGCAGGCTGCCTTCACGGCGAAATACGCCCAGCATTTCCTGAAGGTTAATATCCTTAATTACCAGCTTGGCCGTACCACCGGAACCAAACCTGACACTGACGATCCCCTTGGCACGAACTGCCGGCTTTTTATTAACCTTAACGGGCGCAGAATCCACGACCACCTTGGCTGATTTGGTATTTCCCATCAGCACTGATGCGCCCCCCATGTCCTGTGATGCGGCTTGTTTTGCCTCCTTAGGATTCGGTTTAGCGCTGGCGGTCGCCAGAACATTGGCAGAATCGCCCCCCAGTCCGGTCGCGTGTTGGCGTGCATCCTGATTGGGTTTGATCTTCAGATGTTTGAACACCAGCTTGCTAAGTTTGGCAACAAAATTCTCTCGGGTGAAGGGTTTGCCGATGTATTCCGACACCCCCGCTTCCACCGCTTTGATAACATGATCACGATCGCCACGACTGGTGATCATCATAAATGGGGTTTTCTTGTAACGCTCATCAGCGCGCATCCATTGCAGCACCTCAATGCCTGAGCATTCAGGCATTTCCCAATCACACAAAACCAGATTGATGTCCTGTGCATTCATGATGCTGATGGCCTTGCGACCATCAATAGCCTCGAATAAATCACAACCGGGGTAGGTTTCTTTTACGGCTTTTTTTACAAGGTCGCGGATGAATGCCGCATCATCCACGACCAGAATTTTCAGTTTTGCCATCAGTCAGCCTGAGAGGATCAGTATTACTGTCAGCATAGTTCACTGAGTCATTTTTGCCTGATTTATCAACGATTGGGCCGTTCAGTGGCATCTGTTCCATCCTTAACAGTGTCGCCCCAATAACCGCAGCCGGCATTACAAACCAATTGAGTACCGGTATCATCATTAACAACGCAACGGTCGCACCAAAACCAAGTACGGTGAGTGGCTGGGTAGCCAGCTCGGCACGCATCTCTGTAAAACTGCGTGCATGGTTATCAAACGAATAATCGATGTATTGCAACGCCACAATCCAGCTGCCGAACCAGAACCATAAAAATGGGCTGACAAGATTCAGACCGGGAATAAAACTCAGAATTAATAATCCCAGATAACGCGGCAGGATGTATTTCAGTTTTGTCCATTCGCGCGCGAACGTGCGCTTTACAACACTGGCAACGCTTTCATCGGCGATCTCAACGCCCCGCTGACGCTCAACTTTCTCACTCAACATACCATTAAACGGACTGGCAATTGTGATCAGGATCGCGCTGAAAAAGTAGGCAAAGATCAGCAGCAGCGTCATGGCCGCCAGCGGCATCACTATCCAGTAGAGCCATTCCAGCCACGACGGTAAGTAACTGACAACACTTTCGATTGCACTGTTGAGCCAGCGAATACCGGAATAACTCAGCGCTGATAGCAGCAGAGCATTGATCAGAAGCGGTAAAGCAACAAAACGTCGCAGACCGGGCTGACCTAAATTCTTTACGCCTTGCAAGACGTAACCCCAACCCAACAGTGGATTACCTTTCATCGGTTTATTCCTTTCTTATTGCTGGCAATAGACAACGTGGCTTTTGTATCAAAGAAAAATCACCACGCGCCGACAACGTGCATCAATCGCGTGGCTTTTATACAATGCGTGCCCCGCAAATACTACACCCGTGATTTTTAGCCGGAGATATCGCCGCATGACACCCGAACGCCTGCAACGAATTCAAGCAACCCTTGCCAAGCGTCAACCGGATCTGACCGTATTAACCGACGAGGTGTATAAGCCGCACAATCTGGCAGCGATTGCCCGCACCTGTGACGCCGTCGGAATTCCGGAGGTTCATTGCGTTTGGCCGCACGATGAGTTTCGTCTGAAAACAGCGGCACTGGCGGGATCGGATTCCTGGATCGAGAAGCATACTCACCCGGATATTGAATCTGCAATTACTGGTTTTCAGGCAAAGGGGTATAAAGTTTGCGCCGCGCACCTCAGTGATGAGGCGATGAACTACCGGGAATATGACTTTACGCAGCCAACGGTGCTGATGATGGGTACAGAAAAAGAAGGCATCAGCGATGCAGCGGCTGAACTGGCCGATCATCATCTGATTATCCCGATGCAGGGAATGGTTGAATCATTTAACGTGTCAGTTGCAGCCGCCATTATTCTTACCGAAGCGCAACATCAGCGTCAGAAAGCGGGTATGTATGACGAACGCCGCCTTGATGATGCAACCTACAATCAAATGATGTTTGAATGGTGTCGTCCGGTCGAGCTGAAGCTGTGCAAGAAATACAATCTGCCATATCCACCTTTACGTGAAGATGGTGAACTGGCCGACCCACAAGCATTTTCCAGGTTAATTAACTCGCCGGATTCAGCAAAAAAATAACTGACCGAGAACAATGAGAGAGCAGCGACACAATGGAATCGTGGCGTTGCAACTGATACAAACAGCCGCATCATAAACAGTGATACCACCTCGAACTACAGGCGTTCGAAGGCAAAGTCATAATCACCCGGCGACCACTTCATCTGCGCCAGAATGGACCTTTGATAGAGGAAGTCCATTCGCCAGAAATCGCAAAATTCTGACTTCAGCGTCTGCGAAACCTGCGCTCCAAGCAATGCTGCCTTCACCGCCTTTGGCGGCAAACGCAGCAGACCATGTCGGCACCCATTCAGATCGATAAACCTGTCTAACTGATTTTTCTGCAGCAGCAAGCGATATTGCTGTAATGGTTCCTGATCCATCGGTGCCGACATCAGTCGCTCGCTGTAACGGGCCGGCTGATCTATACGATATCTCACTGGCGAAATCTGAGCTGACAACTGGGTATGATCAATCGCCAGCCAGATAGCCCCATAGCCGCTGCGATGATGCTGCCAACTGAGACTGTGGTAAGGCAGTGAGTAAAACGACTGCTGCAGCCAGGCAGATGCGTCTGGTTGTTTGGCCTGCTGCCGCAGATCATTCGTTTTGCGTATTGCTGCTTCAATTTCACATCGTTTAGGCTGTGCTTGCTGTAAGAATTGTTCGAAATCCAGCAGTCCCTTCAACGAATCCGGTAATTTACCGAATTCACGTTCCATATGCGCCAGGTACTCTTTTTCAGAGATCGACGTCTGGGCTATCGGCGCAGGTTGCAACCACCAGGGTGCATATTCCATCGATAGTGGCTGAAGCGGCAAAAAACCTCGCTTCAATAGAGGTATCGCATCCGCTCCCAGTGCCAGATAGACCCACTGTGGTAGTAACACGTTCGGTTTTAATACTTCTGCCATAGAACACCTTGCAGACTTTCCCCTGGATACGTGTGAGATATATCTCACAAGCCAGTGCGACATATCGATAAAAGTACTTCGTCAATTTGCTGGTTCCAGCCGAGAAATCTCTTCAAACCCTTGTTTTTATGGGATTTTATCCAACAGAAGATTTCGGAACACTTTCACAGTATAGAGAAATTGTCCTTTCCCGCTGCCGTCAATTTGCTATCTTTTATCTCGCAGGACGCAACGCTGACACGGAGTTAGCAGATCTGGATGATCGCAAGGAAGAATGAAGCGGAGCTTCATCAGGACCCGGAGCAGGAGCTCCAAGTGGATCCGAGGCAGGAGCCTCTCTTGGACACGGCAATGATTGCCGCACGGAAGACCAGCAGGATGCTGTAAGGAAGAATGGAACCCAGCCTGGATGGCTGTACTGATGGATCAGACGCAATGGATTGCGGACAGGGAACGAGTGCCGGGAAGCAGTCAGGGATTGATCAATCGCCAGGTAAGGCGGCAGGGAAGATCTTAAACCAGGACGGTTTTAGGGTGCTGTGGCGGCCGGACAGGATGTCCGA contains:
- the phoR gene encoding phosphate regulon sensor histidine kinase PhoR, encoding MNPVWRRELRRILLLLVAALGIGYHVNRMELAFAVTCSLYIVWQWLQLYRLQKWLQREQAGQLPSTIGIWGGIFRDTQRLQQRSQKHQQRLQAIINRIQDSTAALQDAVLMVDSQGNLEWWNRAAGDFLGLQAPVDVGQPITNLIRNPLFKDYFDHVNYDDPLSIPSPVNPQLQLQFNITLFGRKDRLMLVHDITRLKQLEEMRKDFVANVSHELRTPLTVVSGYIETMDMAADSLPPRWGRMISQMSQQSRRMENLITDLLMLSRLETSHQQQPDDIAITSMLQCIAADARALSGERCHRITLDIQSNDQIKGYQDELRSAFSNLVFNAVKYTQDSGHIEIRWFHNSDGAWFCVKDNGPGIEQHHIPRLTERFYRADPSRNNQTGGTGLGLAIVKHVLLRHQAELEIASELGKGSEFRVHFPAGRCEFGPMDTEKCRDLNKDEVS
- a CDS encoding response regulator — translated: MAKLKILVVDDAAFIRDLVKKAVKETYPGCDLFEAIDGRKAISIMNAQDINLVLCDWEMPECSGIEVLQWMRADERYKKTPFMMITSRGDRDHVIKAVEAGVSEYIGKPFTRENFVAKLSKLVFKHLKIKPNQDARQHATGLGGDSANVLATASAKPNPKEAKQAASQDMGGASVLMGNTKSAKVVVDSAPVKVNKKPAVRAKGIVSVRFGSGGTAKLVIKDINLQEMLGVFRREGSLPALLEQVVLDIVDKEGGEVARINGYVRMMQAQEPHVDAETIQMLIRYVDDDPDKMATLSKYIASVR
- the cysZ gene encoding sulfate transporter CysZ, producing the protein MKGNPLLGWGYVLQGVKNLGQPGLRRFVALPLLINALLLSALSYSGIRWLNSAIESVVSYLPSWLEWLYWIVMPLAAMTLLLIFAYFFSAILITIASPFNGMLSEKVERQRGVEIADESVASVVKRTFAREWTKLKYILPRYLGLLILSFIPGLNLVSPFLWFWFGSWIVALQYIDYSFDNHARSFTEMRAELATQPLTVLGFGATVALLMMIPVLNWFVMPAAVIGATLLRMEQMPLNGPIVDKSGKNDSVNYADSNTDPLRLTDGKTENSGRG
- the trmH gene encoding tRNA (guanosine(18)-2'-O)-methyltransferase TrmH — protein: MTPERLQRIQATLAKRQPDLTVLTDEVYKPHNLAAIARTCDAVGIPEVHCVWPHDEFRLKTAALAGSDSWIEKHTHPDIESAITGFQAKGYKVCAAHLSDEAMNYREYDFTQPTVLMMGTEKEGISDAAAELADHHLIIPMQGMVESFNVSVAAAIILTEAQHQRQKAGMYDERRLDDATYNQMMFEWCRPVELKLCKKYNLPYPPLREDGELADPQAFSRLINSPDSAKK